The DNA window TAGTTTGGCAACATCCCACCAGTCTGATGCTATTTTGGATCTGGTTGAAGCCAAATGGTCTGATTTAGTGGCGGATATGCCAATGAAGATATGCTATCCTGCTCTCGAGGATCAGGAGTGGAAATTCATTACAGGGAGCGACCCTAAAAATACGTGAGCCCTATGATTATCATGTAACCCGTGTAATTTAGACTGTTTGGATTTCatcttatttgtttttttctctttcaatgCAGGGCATGGTCTTACCATAATGGAGGTTCCTGGCCAACACTATTGTGGCAGGTACTTGTGTTTCATTGCTGATAAGTGTTCATTTGTCCAGTTTAGTGCCATGAAAAATGAAACCTTGTCCATgttttgtttgaatattggaACCAGTTTTTTCCTCCTGTTTAAAGTTTCCAATCAACCCCTCATTTGCAGCTCACAGTAGCATGTATCAAGGTGGACCGGTCAGAGATTGCAGCAAAAGCTGTGGAGGTTGCTGAGCGACGTATTGCCAATGATAAATGGCCTGAATACTACGATACCAAACGTGCACGATTCATCGGGAAGCAGTCTCGGCTTTTTCAGACATGGACCATTGCCGGTTTTCTCGTGGCCAAGCAGCTGTTAGAAAACCCTGATAAATCGAGAATACTGTGGAACAACGAGGATGAGGAAATTCTCAACGCTATGAATCGCATGACTGATGCATCCAATCTGAAGAGGCGGCGTGGCAGGAAAGGACTCAAGAAGACTTATATTGTGTAAGTCCAGAAATAGTTTCGGCCTATCGTCATATGTGTAGAATATGTTATAGGAATGATGAGTTCTTGTTGTACATAAGTACATTTTTGAAGATGGAAACCTAATCTCACATTTTTGTCATTTCATGGCCCCAGTTTAGTCACTGTCTCACTGATCTAGCTAGCTCTGGGTCGTGTGGTAAGTAGTACTAACTGGAGTACTCAACCTATTTCTGGAGGCTTCTTGATGATCACATCAACATGGTGATTTACTGCAGTAATGAATTCATCATAATATTCACAACGCAACACAGCTATAAGCAACAGAACAGAGTGCCTTACGGTCATCAACGAAAGCACACAATGGTGTACATTCCGTCGGCAACGGAGGCCTATATTGTGCGGTCACTACTAGTCAGTAGTCAGTAGTCAGTACTCAGTAGCAATAAACAGAAAATGCACACACACAGCTGTTGAATCCGTACTGCCCAACTTTATGGTATTGGCAAGGAATAAAGTTACGCAAGTTATTACCCGCCTTCACTCGGGCTGGTAGTACTTCCCAGACTTAACAAGTGACAGCCAATTCCAGATGCCACTGAGGCAATATGCAAATGCAATACAACATGTTCTACTTCTATCATTGCACTCGTACAAGATGACTGCCGAAGCCGTGCTAATCTGGTATTTTGATGGTATTAACAAGGAATAAAGTAGTAGCAGGTTTAACAGCCGAACATACTTCACTTCCCCAACATTGGCAGGTGACACAAGATATTACTCATTTCCAACAGAAAGCTGCAGGGAAGTGAAACTACCTCTAGCTACATGCTATGGATGTTCTTCCGAATACAAAGTAGTATTATTACCACCACTAGAAGAGCTCAAACTCAATGTCGTCTCCATTCAGCCTGAACTCCAGGCACTTGCCTTCCTTCTTCTTCCGTGCCGTCGTGAGGCTTGCCGTGTCGAAGCTTTTCGGAGTCTCAGGCGGTGCAGTCCATCGGATCAATGCCCAGTTCAGGCCTTCGAAGAAGGGATGCCGCTTGATCTCAGCAGCTCCTTTCGTTGAGCCTAGCCGGTACTCCGGATCCTTCACAAGCAACCCTCTGATCAAATCCCGGGCATGGAAGCTGACAGCAGGGTTATCAGGGAACTTCAGCCCCTGCGAGACCACATTTGTCAGTGTCTCCTCATTGCCGGGTCCCCTGAACGGTGTCCTGCCATAGAGTAATTCATAGAGAAAGATGCCAAGAGTCCACCAGTCGACCGAGCTACCATGGCCATCTCCTCTGATAATCTCTGGTGCAAGATATTCATGGGTACCGACGAACGAATTTGACCTTGCATCAGTTGGCTCAACAACAAGCTGTGGCAGTGATGGTTTCTTCTGAGGCTCACCCCTCGGCCGCCGTGGCCTGGAAGGGGTAGAGGAAACTAGCCGAGGCGTGAAGCAAGAAGAATTGGCCCATGACGGTTGGATACAGAGTGGATCAATGCAGCTTTCCGCACAAGGGCCAGAAGGTCTACTAGGTTCATCTCTTCCTACTGATGAGGCCCTTACAAGCATTGGATTTACTGAGCACCTCAGGGACAGATCGAAATCAGAGAGCATAATGTGCCCATCTTCACGAACAAGTATGTTTTCTGGTTTCAGATCGCGATATATGACCCCCAACATATGTAGATATTCCAATGCTAGGAGAACTTCAGCAACATAAAACctgcaaaataaaaaaggtaATTCTCCCTGTGAGTTACATCGCTCAAAGAACATACACCAATTGATCAGTTAAAAACATCAATCAGATGGCAGCAAGCAAGACTGTATCAGTGTCTGTTAAATGCGACTATAGCTCGGTTAGTGTGAAGCAGCCACATGGCAATCTCATGTATGTTAGGACATCAAATGAAAACACGATTAATAGAACTTAAGTTCCATACCTAGCAGCAGCTTCTGAAAAGGTCCTGGTAGGCTGTTTCTGTCGTAGAACATGCAGGTCACCGCCAGGGCAATACTCCATGACTAGGCAAGACAGATTATCGGTCGTGAAAAAAGAATACAGAGTTGGAAGAAATGGGTGGTCGAGCATTTGCAGGATCTCCCTCTCAGTTTGTGCTCGAAGCATCTTCTTTCTACTTATCAGGTACTCGATATCCATAACTTTCAATGCGAACATGCATTCAGAACCCACCAATTCAGCTAGATAAACAGTCCCAATATCTCCACAACCAAGTTGTTTGAGAAGCTTGAAGTTCTTCAGTCCCAGGCTCCCTTGTTGGATTGCCATGCGCCTAATGGCCCCCCATCTCACATCTTTTGACATGTGAGGCCTGCAGCCATTGCCACTGAAACTACCATAACTATCATCGCTTATGCTTGTGCTGGTGCTATAATCACCCATGCTGCTCTTTGAGCTTTGGGAGCATTCACCCTTTTCCTTCGATCTTGACAACTCACTGGGCTTTGAACCATGGATCTCACCAACACCACATCCTTTGGTACCACAATTAGCTCCATCAGTGCTGATAGAGCTAGCCGCAGCCTTCTTGTTGATTGGTGTTGGAGTTCTGGGTTCATCCTGTAGGGCCTCGTGCTTCTTATTAGCTTGAGAATTGGAACTTTTTGCCTCACAAGTCTTGTGAGATACCACTGCAGCAGCTGGTTCTGGTTTGACCTTCTTCTTGGTGGAGGTTTTACTCCGGAACACCAGGCGTGAACCGCCCACAGGAACTGCACGGGGGCTAGATGTTTTCATTTTGCCCTTTCTCTGTTTAGCCACCACAGGACCTGCAGGCAAATCTTCACTTGCCTCAGATGACTTATTACTGATCACATCTTGGATTCTGGTTTTCTGGACCTTTGTTGTGGTTGGAGATGCTGAACGCACATTTTTCTTAGCTGGGCTTTTGTTCCGTACCTTGTTCTTGGCTTCCGTTGACTTCACCGATGAACTTATTACATCCTTCTCAGGCAAAACGGACACTTTTCCAAACTTACTCTTTTCATCCCGCTCCTCGTTGGTTTGAACCACAACAGATGTATAAAGCTT is part of the Oryza glaberrima chromosome 4, OglaRS2, whole genome shotgun sequence genome and encodes:
- the LOC127770434 gene encoding serine/threonine-protein kinase D6PK-like produces the protein MGSSGCSEIVELVDESKDARPGGVTHLRVRVKPVGQEHGARSCSVEDDLDRLIRSINVRTSARASGQTSTDRRLIALGKSPISSSEIVESVSLKQALRKMCISQASEMAAMKRMPKPTAVSNTPEAGAIKKLYTSVVVQTNEERDEKSKFGKVSVLPEKDVISSSVKSTEAKNKVRNKSPAKKNVRSASPTTTKVQKTRIQDVISNKSSEASEDLPAGPVVAKQRKGKMKTSSPRAVPVGGSRLVFRSKTSTKKKVKPEPAAAVVSHKTCEAKSSNSQANKKHEALQDEPRTPTPINKKAAASSISTDGANCGTKGCGVGEIHGSKPSELSRSKEKGECSQSSKSSMGDYSTSTSISDDSYGSFSGNGCRPHMSKDVRWGAIRRMAIQQGSLGLKNFKLLKQLGCGDIGTVYLAELVGSECMFALKVMDIEYLISRKKMLRAQTEREILQMLDHPFLPTLYSFFTTDNLSCLVMEYCPGGDLHVLRQKQPTRTFSEAAARFYVAEVLLALEYLHMLGVIYRDLKPENILVREDGHIMLSDFDLSLRCSVNPMLVRASSVGRDEPSRPSGPCAESCIDPLCIQPSWANSSCFTPRLVSSTPSRPRRPRGEPQKKPSLPQLVVEPTDARSNSFVGTHEYLAPEIIRGDGHGSSVDWWTLGIFLYELLYGRTPFRGPGNEETLTNVVSQGLKFPDNPAVSFHARDLIRGLLVKDPEYRLGSTKGAAEIKRHPFFEGLNWALIRWTAPPETPKSFDTASLTTARKKKEGKCLEFRLNGDDIEFELF